In Oryza sativa Japonica Group chromosome 3, ASM3414082v1, one DNA window encodes the following:
- the LOC4332481 gene encoding low temperature-induced protein lt101.2 translates to MASATFLEVLLAIFLPPVGVFLRYGLGIEFWIDLLLTILGYIPGIIYAVYVLVA, encoded by the exons ATGGCGTCGGCGACGTTCCTGGAGGTGCTCCTAGCCATCTTCCTGCCGCCGGTCGGCGTCTTCCTGCGCTACGGCTTGGGT ATTGAGTTCTGGATCGATCTCTTGCTGACCATACTGGGATACATCCCGGGGATCATCTACGCGGTGTATGTGCTGGTGGCCTGA
- the LOC4332483 gene encoding LOB domain-containing protein 1 encodes MDHAGNTVANVTVAQQPHYGRSVSPPSRVSSCSPPPPPVGTASLLVGNTSSSSSPTTTVVLSPCAACKVLRRRCADGCVLAPYFPPTEPTKFTTAHRVFGASNIIKLLQELPESARADAVSSMVYEAEARLRDPVYGCAGAVCRLQKEANELKVQLARAQADLLNARAQHDNLVALVCVELAHRRRDDDQQLEYQAPAPPLPHPAEYCSGGAGFGATVYQPFYDSDLDSAAWGEPQLWT; translated from the exons ATGGATCACGCTGGCAACACGGTCGCGAACGTGACGGTGGCGCAGCAGCCGCATTACGGGCGGtccgtgtcgccgccgtcgagggtgtcgtcgtgctcgccgccaccacctcctgtCGGCACCGCCTCCTTGCTGGTGGGcaacacgtcgtcgtcgtcgtcaccgacgACGACCGTCGTGCTGAGCCCGTGCGCCGCGTGCAAGGTGCTCCGCCGCCGGTGCGCCGACGGCTGCGTGCTGGCTCCTTACTTCCCTCCTACCGAACCGACCAAGTTCACTACCGCGCACCGCGTGTTCGGCGCCAGCAACATCATCAAGCTCCTCCAG GAATTGCCGGAGAGCGCGCGGGCGGACGCGGTGAGCAGCATGGTGTacgaggcggaggcgaggctgCGGGACCCGGTGTACGGGTGCGCGGGGGCGGTGTGCCGGCTGCAGAAGGAGGCGAACGAGCTCAAGGTGCagctcgcgcgcgcgcaggcCGACCTGCTCAACGCGCGGGCGCAGCACGACAACCTCGTCGCCCTCGTCTGCGTCGAGCTcgcgcaccgccgccgggaCGACGACCAGCAGCTGGAATAccaggcgccggcgccgccgctgccgcacccGGCGGAGTACTGTAGCGGCGGCGCAGGCTTCGGCGCCACCGTGTACCAGCCGTTCTACGACTCGGACCTGGACTCGGCGGCGTGGGGCGAGCCCCAGCTATGGACGTGA
- the LOC4332482 gene encoding uncharacterized protein encodes MVKIKEFRIVVPMSMEEYEIGISYTIMKMEQQNTNSKEGVEVLQQVPFEDEKLGKGQYTSKNYHLQSKIPSWMKGFAPASALTVHEESWCAYPNSRTVIKCPLFSKCSLTIDTVIRPDNGCSENAHNLTSEQLAAREVEVVDIALQSRDYWSKVISAPNVDLTAFRSQRTSRGPLLKGWMDSCRPVMTTYKLVIMDAPIWGLGERLEDCIIAGERALFLACHRLCFAWIDEWYGMTLDQIREMERQTDLLLKKTLKKPAKAGSKHDGKRKTLKEEIVAVGSCT; translated from the exons ATGGTTAAGATCAAGGAATT CCGGATCGTCGTGCCTATGTCGATGGAAGAG TATGAAATAGGGATCAGCTACACCATCATGAAGATGGAGCAGCAAAACACGAACAGCAAGGAGGGCGTCGAGGTGCTGCAACAGGTCCCATTTGAGGATGAGAAGCTTGGCAAGGGCCAATACACCTCGAAGAATTATCATTTGCAGAG CAAAATTCCATCTTGGATGAAAGGTTTTGCGCCAGCAAGTGCACTTACCGTGCATGAGGAATCATGGTGCGCATATCCAAACAGCAGGACAG TGATCAAG TGCCCGCTTTTTAGCAAGTGTTCACTGACCATCGACACTGTGATCAGACCTGACAATGGCTGCTCTGAGAAC GCCCACAATTTAACCAGTGAACAATTAGCTGCAAGAGAGGTAGAGGTCGTCGACATCGCGTTGCAGTCGAGGGACTACTGGAGCAAGGTGATCAGCGCCCCAAACGTCGACCTGACAGCCTTCAGGTCGCAGAGGACGAGCCGAGGCCCTCTCTTGAAGGGTTGGATG GATTCATGCCGTCCCGTCATGACCACGTACAAGCTGGTGATCATGGACGCTCCGATCTGGGGCTTGGGTGAACGCCTGGAAGACTGCATCATCGCG GGGGAGAGGGCGCTGTTCTTGGCGTGCCACCGGCTGTGCTTCGCGTGGATCGACGAGTGGTACGGCATGACGTTGGATCAGATCCGAGAGATGGAGCGTCAGACCGACCTGCTTCTCAAGAAG ACGCTGAAGAAGCCTGCGAAGGCCGGGAGCAAGCACGATGGCAAGAGGAAGACGCTCAAAGAGGAGATTGTAGCTGTCGGGAGCTGCACGTAG
- the LOC4332480 gene encoding uncharacterized protein, with product MAVASEAACRRAASCFFEVGRQEIGSSTPRASSRRISGSEGLVMRMHQYGKLRGHDGCVNTVSFNPAGNLLVSGSDDMDIILWDWLAKTQRLIYPSGHQENVFHARVMPFTDDSAIVTVAADGQVRVGQLNEGGEVTTKQIGVHDDRAHKLAIEPGSPYIFYSCGEDGLVQHFDLRNDSPMKLFSCYSFSNSRRRVRLNTIAIDPWNPNYLSIGGSDEYVRVYDLRRIQLGASNDMNQPVDTFCPKHLMGGKVHITGIAYSYAREILVSYNDEHIYLFQNNMGLGPNPESAQAEFLDRLEQPQAYTGHRNFRTVKGVSFFGPNDEYVLSGSDCGNVFVWRKKGGELLRMMHGDKSVVNCIEPHPHFPFLATSGIDKTVKIWTPSANKVMSLPKNAKQIIASNKRAREIDASRPELTLSSDLIMHVLRLQRRQSELYREHEPATADLASDDDESFFAGFDDANRNGLANDATRGTQILMIRAGKIKRLGLKSVTTYLDSVVNQECYWVFSSHVLSLVLVKNNHFAGKEMRM from the exons ATGGCCGTCGCCAGCGAGGCCGCTTGTCGTCGGGCGGCTAGCTGCTTCTTTGAGGTCGGCAGGCAAGAGATCGGctcctccaccccgcgcgccTCCTCGCGCCGAATCAGCGGCTCCGAG GGCCTAGTGATGCGGATGCATCAGTATGGAAAGTTGCGAGGCCATGATGGTTGTGTTAATACTGTCAGCTTCAATCCTGCTGGTAACCTCCTTGTGTCTGGTTCGGACGACATGGACATCATATTATGGGATTGGCTTGCTAAAACACAAAGGCTCATTTACCCTTCTGGCCATCAAGAAAATGTTTTCCATGCTCGTGTAATGCCATTTACAGATGATAGCGCCATTGTAACTGTTGCTGCTGATGGTCAG GTTAGAGTGGGACAACTGAACGAGGGTGGTGAAGTCACAACCAAACAAATTGGGGTGCACGATGATCGTGCACATAAGTTGGCCATTGAACCAGGAAGTCCTTACATATTTTACAGTTGCGGGGAAGATGGTTTGGTACAACAT TTTGACTTGCGGAATGATTCACCAATGAAGCTCTTCAGCTGCTATTCATTCTCAAATAGCAGGCGTCGTGTAAGGCTTAATACCATTGCCATTGACCCTTGGAACCCTAATTATCTTTCAATTGGTGGTTCTGATGAGTATGTGCGGGTATATGATTTGAGGAGAATCCAGTTGGGTGCTTCAAATGACATGAACCAACCTGTAGATACCTTCTGCCCTAAGCACCTTATGGGTGGGAAGGTCCACATAACTGGTATTGCATACTCCTACGCAAGGGAGATACTTGTCTCTTACAATGATGAACATATCTATTTATTCCAAAACAATATGGGTCTTGGTCCAAATCCTGAATCAGCGCAAGCAGAGTTCTTGGACAGGCTTGAGCAGCCACAGGCATACACAGGCCACAGAAATTTCCGAACTGTTAAGGGAGTCAGTTTTTTTGGACCGAACGATGAATATGTCTTGAGTGGATCGGATTGTGGGAATGTATTTGTATGGAGAAAGAAGGGAGGTGAACTATTGAGGATGATGCATGGTGACAAAAGTGTAGTTAATTGCATTGAACCCCATCCACATTTTCCGTTCCTAGCTACTAGTGGGATTGACAAAACTGTCAAGATTTGGACACCTTCAGCAAATAAAGTGATGTCGCTGCCTAAAAACGCAAAGCAA ATAATAGCTTCCAACAAGCGGGCGAGAGAAATTGATGCATCTCGACCGGAGCTGACGCTTTCATCCGACCTCATCATGCATGTTTTGAGGTTGCAGAGGAGACAGTCTGAATTGTACAGGGAGCATGAACCAGCTACTGCAGATTTGGCAAGTGATGATGATGAGTCTTTCTTCGCTGGGTTTGATGATGCCAATAGGAAT GGCTTAGCAAACGATGCAACAAGAGGAACACAGATACTCATGATACGTGCCGGCAAGATTAAACGGTTAGGACTTAAGAGTGTGACGACCTACCTTGATAGTGTTGTAAACCAGGAGTGTTACTGGGTGTTTTCATCTCATGTACTTAGTCTAGTATTAGTAAAAAATAATCACTTTGCTGGCAAGGAAATGCGCATGTAA